In Lotus japonicus ecotype B-129 chromosome 5, LjGifu_v1.2, one genomic interval encodes:
- the LOC130718882 gene encoding uncharacterized protein LOC130718882 — MKASLKFRDEQKKPLFRAKVPLSVLGMPFQSGIVAGDSKELTLNLATFFQSGPSIRASYRPNDSKNPFSVVVKTGTGPFGSPLSGSMLMSCEFNLLARSGGPLFMLHFKPRFGDFTFKKTQSSIFESGGFGSGSDDDGSIEVVEKPVIGSFSAGKVPIFGSDSPAAGAIVSAFSGMEVAARTTLPVRGRAAVNFRWGVRVPAEVKAIGNNSSGAFQRIPFLVMDKIGFELLPELNGELKKGNGGASEGSGFVAGSDVAEACLAVKRQMEVLQLENGSLRSAVEDLRREIGGGRYRKIEKSVVKGKNTDGRKNEKKTAPDFSGFPGKSLESDVAATGA, encoded by the coding sequence ATGAAAGCTTCTCTCAAATTCCGCGACGAACAGAAGAAGCCACTGTTCAGAGCCAAGGTTCCACTCAGCGTCCTCGGCATGCCGTTCCAATCCGGCATCGTCGCCGGCGACTCCAAGGAACTCACACTCAACCTCGCCACATTCTTCCAATCTGGCCCTTCCATCAGAGCCTCTTACCGCCCTAACGACTCCAAAAACCCCTTCTCCGTCGTCGTCAAAACCGGCACCGGACCCTTCGGTTCGCCGCTCTCCGGTTCCATGCTCATGAGCTGCGAGTTCAACCTCCTTGCTCGTAGCGGAGGACCACTCTTCATGCTCCATTTTAAGCCTCGGTTTGGGGATTTCACCTTCAAGAAGACACAGTCCTCGATCTTTGAGAGTGGGGGGTTTGGGTCTGGGTCTGATGATGATGGTTCGATTGAGGTTGTTGAGAAGCCGGTGATTGGGTCGTTTTCTGCTGGGAAGGTGCCGATTTTTGGGAGTGATTCTCCTGCTGCTGGGGCGATTGTGAGCGCGTTTTCTGGGATGGAGGTTGCGGCGAGGACGACGCTTCCGGTGAGGGGACGGGCGGCGGTGAATTTTCGGTGGGGGGTTAGGGTTCCGGCGGAGGTAAAGGCGATTGGGAATAACAGCAGCGGCGCGTTCCAGAGGATTCCGTTTCTGGTTATGGATAAGATTGGGTTCGAGCTCTTGCCGGAGCTGAATGGTGAGTTGAAGAAGGGCAATGGTGGAGCTAGTGAGGGCTCGGGGTTTGTGGCGGGTTCTGATGTGGCGGAGGCGTGCTTGGCGGTGAAGAGGCAGATGGAGGTGCTGCAATTGGAGAACGGGTCGCTGAGGAGCGCTGTGGAGGATCTCCGGCGAGAAATCGGGGGTGGAAGGTACAGAAAGATTGAGAAGAGTGTAGTCAAAGGGAAGAACACTGATGGgagaaagaatgagaagaaAACGGCGCCAGATTTTAGTGGGTTTCCGGGAAAATCATTGGAATCTGATGTCGCCGCCACTGGTGCATGA